DNA from Fibrobacter sp. UWB5:
CCGCCGGAAAGACGGTTGCCGAGTACCTGGCAGAAACCGGGTTCAATACCGTACGCATCGCGGTCGAACGGAACGAAGAAATTGTGCCCAAGGCAAAGTATGCCGAAACGGTGCTGGCCGACGGCGACGTCGTCGAGGTTGTGAATTTTGTAGGCGGCGGGTGATGACTGCTAATCTTTCGCAGATGCGCGAACCTTCTCGCATACCTTCGCAGAACGAGATGCACGCTGCGCTTGAAAAGCGGCAGGGTGCAGAAGCCGTGCGAAAGTTGCAGGCGGCAACGGTTGCTGTTTGCGGTTTGGGCGGCCTCGGTTCGAATATCGCGATTTCTTTGGCTCGTGCCGGTGTCGGTAAACTCATTCTGATTGATTTTGACTGTGTCGATGTGACGAATTTGCATCGCCAGCAGTACAAGGCGTGCCAAGTGGGCAGGCCGAAGCCGGAAGCATTGCTTACAAACTTGAAAGAGATTGCGCCGTATACGGAATACGAAACGCATTTCGAGAAGGTGACCGCCGAAAATGCGGAGGCGCTGCTTGGCAAGGCCGACGTGATTTGCGAGGCGTTTGACAATGCCGAGGCCAAGGCGATGCTTGTGAACACGGTGCTTGAAAACATGCCCGAAAAGTTCCTGGTTGCTGCTTCTGGCATGGCGGGCTACGATAGCGGTAATTTGATTACGACCCGCAAGGTGACCAAACGCTTTTACGTTTGCGGTGACGGCAAAAGTGACGTGAATGACGGAATCGGGCTCATTGCGCCCCGCGTGATGCTTTGCGCCGCTCACCAGGCCCTGACTGTGATTCGCCTGATTCTTGGAATGGAATAATTCTATATTTACCTTCGCAAAAAAGAAGGCTATATGGCAGACAAGAAAGATACTCTCGTTATCGGTGGTCACGAATTCAATTCCCGCTTTATTCTAGGTTCCGGAAAGTATTCCCTCAAGCTGATTGAGGCTGCTGTGCGCGATGCCGGGGCACAGATTGTGACCCTCGCGGTGCGCCGTGCGAACACCAAGGACCATGAAAACATTCTGGACTATATTCCGAAGGGTGTGACGCTGTTGCCGAATACGTCCGGCGCACGCAACGCCGCTGAAGCGGTGCGCATCGCGCGTCTTTCCCGCGAACTCGGCTGCGGTGATTTCGTCAAGATCGAAATCATGCGCGACACCAAATACCTTTTGCCCGACAACTACGAAACCATCAAGGCGACTGAAACCTTGGCGAAAGAAGGTCTCGTCGTGATGCCGTATATGTACCCGGATCTGAACGTGGCGCGCGACCTCGCGAACGCGGGTGCCGCAGCCGTGATGCCGCTGGCGTCTCCGATTGGCTCTAACAAGGGTCTTTCGACTCGCGAATTCATCCAGATTCTCATCGATGAAATCGACCTCCCGATTATCGTGGATGCAGGTATCGGCAAACCGTCCGAAGCTTGTGCCGCCATGGAAATGGGTGCTGCCGCGATTATGGCGAATACCGCTCTTGCTACCGCCGGCGACTTGCCCATGATGGCC
Protein-coding regions in this window:
- the thiF gene encoding thiamine biosynthesis protein ThiF — encoded protein: MTANLSQMREPSRIPSQNEMHAALEKRQGAEAVRKLQAATVAVCGLGGLGSNIAISLARAGVGKLILIDFDCVDVTNLHRQQYKACQVGRPKPEALLTNLKEIAPYTEYETHFEKVTAENAEALLGKADVICEAFDNAEAKAMLVNTVLENMPEKFLVAASGMAGYDSGNLITTRKVTKRFYVCGDGKSDVNDGIGLIAPRVMLCAAHQALTVIRLILGME
- a CDS encoding thiazole synthase, translating into MADKKDTLVIGGHEFNSRFILGSGKYSLKLIEAAVRDAGAQIVTLAVRRANTKDHENILDYIPKGVTLLPNTSGARNAAEAVRIARLSRELGCGDFVKIEIMRDTKYLLPDNYETIKATETLAKEGLVVMPYMYPDLNVARDLANAGAAAVMPLASPIGSNKGLSTREFIQILIDEIDLPIIVDAGIGKPSEACAAMEMGAAAIMANTALATAGDLPMMAQSFKLAIEAGRKAYLAGLGRVLTRGASASDPLTGFLRD
- the thiS gene encoding sulfur carrier protein ThiS; protein product: MLTINGQSVDAAGKTVAEYLAETGFNTVRIAVERNEEIVPKAKYAETVLADGDVVEVVNFVGGG